The Aedes albopictus strain Foshan chromosome 2, AalbF5, whole genome shotgun sequence region ccttaacatcccattttacggtatattttttcaacaaaattatcatACAAACATTCGAAATATCGAAGGAAATATCTAGGAAAAATATAGATACCCACTACGTTGTTATTTTGATTCCCAAAACCTTAGTTTAAGACAGCTGATTCTTCTAACATTTCCCCAGTTCATGACCACTTCatgcattttgattaatttttcaaggcAAACGGCTTTTTAACTAATATTTTGTCATCAATTCATTGGATTTGAGATAATTAAGCTACACTCaaacattgttttgaaaatttggaaatttacagtgaaaatacaaggtccCTGTTttaccccgcctacccctacattaTGCATACGTAGTTGATCCGATAGTGACCAAGTTACTAAATTTGTCCCGCCACCCCAGGCCTGTACTAGGGGCTTCAATATGTCTTTCGTTCACTTGAAATTAGTGCATGATCACAATATTAGTAGGTTGGTTCTGGGATTTGTAAAACAAATAGGAAATGAACCTATACACCCATGGTGTAAGTAAAGTGCGAACTTGTGAATCTAATATTTGAAAATACTAAACATATGTATCAAATCAtcagttttattaaaaattgTGCCGATATTCATGACGTATTCAAATATCGTCATTCGTATTAAAACAGCTACTGAATTGATATTGTTCAGGGCCAAGCAAATACCCAGCACTGTTAGTAATCCcaagtaggggaacttacgtatttttggcagttttgttctcttcctcatggggggggggggggggggggctttttgaaacctgttgatctgaCTGAATGCTTTCAATTCAACTTGGTTGAGCTGCAGCTTCTGCCAGGAAAGGCAATGTATTCGTCGCTGAATTGGAAACATGCGCCGATGTGCGAGCATATCTTGCACGTGCTCCAAATACTGGCTCGGTTGTTTCAGCCGACGTAAATCTACAAAAAACATCCTCCGGAGCTGGGCGAAAAATGCATGTgattactgctgctgctgctgccgtacTAAGTACCTCCGTTTGCGACCGGTGTTGTCAGCGCAGGTCATTCCTGAAAAACGGATGCAAACACTGATTAGAATGAGGGTTTCGCTATCAGAACTAAACCCGAATAATTACACATTATTCCATGTTTGCTTATGGAGTTCTGACTTTCGATGAATCTCGACAAATCGTTCCTATTGAATCCGTCGTCTGATCTCGACAAGATTTTGTTACTCCCGACGGAGCTCCGCGCATATGATGTATTTGTTAATATTATGTCTTCATCTGACCCAACATCCCGTCCACAGATTGCATTTCTGCCTCCCTTACTGTTAGATGCATGTCGTTGCTGTTGCTTGGATTTCAGGATCTGCCGTCTGTGCGAAAATTTTGTCCACGTAGGTACCTAGGCTCTCAGTTTGATTCAAATTCTCGCTGCATTCCCGCAACTATTGGCAAAGATTTTCCTCGTTGGTCTGCCGACGGATGAAGTCGTGCAGCCGTTGCGTCAATTCACATTCCTCCTACAATTACCGCTGTCTGATCGATGCCTTGGCTTGCTCCTCTTGCCGACGGATATTCTTATTCCGTTCGCGGTACTGGACCGTGTACCGGTGGAATCCAACGTCCTGTAAAAACTTTTGCCGCTTCACGTAATCGCCGGAATCGCTTGTACCCAAACAAAACAAAGTTGACACTAATGACAGTCATCAGCTGATGGAAAACTCACCTCAAATGCAAAATGTCAAAGGGGGGCGGACGGGATAAACCGCACTTTCACCATATCTAAATTAAAAAGGGAAAGCGGTGTAAAATGGAGCTTCGCACTgtttttgctgtttttcaatagttggaggcttcaaaacatatgggttctttgggaaagtttactCAATAAATTGTCAGAAAGCCGTAGAGAACATAAAATTttttgacgggaatggtctatagTGTGTGACTCAGTAAGCATCAACATAACACCTTCAAGTTCCTACGAATAAAAATTCAATTcccaatagaccattcccgtgaaaaatttttatgtgctctacggctttccGACAATTTATCGAACAAACTTTCCCAAGGAACCCATATGTTAAGTNNNNNNNNNNNNNNNNNNNNNNNNNNNNNNNNNNNNNNNNNNNNNNNNNNNNNNNNNNNNNNNNNNNNNNNNNNNNNNNNNNNNNNNNNNNNNNNNNNNNNNNNNNNNNNNNNNNNNNNNNNNNNNNNNNNNNNNNNNNNNNNNNNNNNNNNNNNNNNNNNNNNNNNNNNNNNNNNNNNNNNNNNNNNNNNNNNNNNNNNNNNNNNNNNNNNNNNNNNNNNNNNNNNNNNNNNNNNNNNNNNNNNNNNNNNNNNNNNNNNNNNNNNNNNNNNNNNNNNNNNNNNNNNNNNNNNNNNNNNNNNNNNNNNNNNNNNNNNNNNNNNNNNNNNNNNNNNNNNNNNNNNNNNNNNNNNNNNNNNNNNNNNNNNNNNNNNNNNNNNNNNNNNNNNNNNNNNNNNNNNNNNNNNNNNNNNNNNNNNNNNNNNNNNNNNNNNNNNNNNNNNNNNNNNNNNNNNNNNNNNNNNNNNNNNNNNNNNNNNNNNNNNNNNNNNNNNNNNNNNACATTTTGTATAAACAAAggaaaacatgatgaacagttgaaaGCGTCAAAAGCGCCGCCTCCTAAGAAGCATTCGTAAATTACATACTGGGGGATTGGGGTCGCTGAAATATCACGAAACTGGAGCCACGGGCGAATTGTGagttgcatattgattgttggtACGAGCCATCGTAGATGAAGAAAATTGTTTTCAATCCAAACGAATACGTTGAAACGAAGCGAAAGAATGAGGGTCGAATTTTTGTAGTACTCTTTTATATGCTTGGTTCATCGCAGGCAACCAATCACAAGCCATAGAAGAATAGAAAAAGCAAGCATGGCAAGAAGAAGTTACCCCTCGAGTAGGTATAAAAGCGGCAGCATCAGTTTCGTAGGGCATCAGTTTCGTTACACCCGTAGTCGAACACAGAAGTAAATATCCAAAATGACTGGCCGTGGCAAGGGAGGCAAAGGACTCGGAAAAGGAGGCGCCAAGCGTCATCGCAAGGTTTTGCGTGATAACATCCAGGGTATCACCAAGCCCGCCATCCGTCGTCTGGCTCGTCGTGGTGGAGTCAAGCGTATCTCCGGTCTCATCTACGAAGAAACTCGTGGTGtgctgaaggtgttcctggaaaaCGTCATCCGTGATGCCGTCACCTACACTGAACACGCCAAGCGCAAAACCGTTACCGCTATGGATGTCGTGTACGCCCTGAAGCGACAGGGACGCACTCTGTACGGTTTCGGAGGTTAAATCACAGGTTTCTTCTCTCAaaaaacggcccttttcagggccaccgaacGTGTGTACAAAAGAGTTAAACAGTCAGTTTTCTACCGCCAAAAAGCAACAGTACCTAATATGTCGTGCCTATGGACCTCAGAACGGAAGTGATTGATTGTAATGATGAAAATGTGCATCCAATTTGTATATAGTACCTCCATTGGGAACCTCTCGATATTCTATCTTTCGTGCACCGTAGCACCGGAAAGCTGAACACGACGATAAGTAAGTACATAAAATTAAAATGAAACCTGGGAACCAGAAGCGCTTGCCTCCGTATCGGAATTTGGCCAGCCAAAAATGCTCCGCTTCGAGTTGGAAATGCTCGAATTGAAAAGCTAAGCAAACACGTCCCCATACTTCCAGAGCGTCGCTTATACATGTTATGCACGTAGGCAGCTCAAATCATACTTATCAAGGCAAGGGAAACTCCAGTCTTGAAGATGACAGTTTTGTTTAATATTTCCCACATCCAATATGTATGTTTCGAAGAACTTGATTGTTAACAATGGTTGCAATGCCGCCCAACGCCAAGCGTCGGTAGAACCGGTAAACTGTATAGCAATAAATCATGGATGTATGCATCCCTACCCGGGATTTCAATGGCGTGTACCATACGTTCGTGACTGTACGCTTGGGTGTGAATGTATCCCTATCCCGGACTTCAAAGCAGCATGTCAATaatttaggggccatccataaagtaCGCCACGCTCGAGACGGACGAGAGGGGTTTTTTGTAAAGTTGTGACAAGCAATGCAAAAGTACGGAGGAGGGAAAGGAGAGTTAAAATTCTCGATTACAGCGTGGCGTACAAGGTTATATGCAGAAcctggcctcctaaagtgaggttaagtttagtgaaatcccatttcgtattttagtgattcgagtcgttccagataaaatttaatgtaggatcggggtagaaaaattcaatttatcgataaatttaccaaaaaattgacgaatcaactgatggggaactggtatttccctctcaaacttccaaattttcacgacataatctctacttttaatcgccaattgagaggaaacaaaccatcgtcgtttatcaaaaactcaaacGCAGATTTTAGTCTCGCTAAAACCACAACCAATGCTAATAAAAATTCTACTCTACTCACTATCTGGATAACAGTGCAATtattttcaatgacggttttgtgaTTTAGAGCAAGAAAACTGCGTTGTCTTGCACAGCTCGGTATCCTGCCATCCGAAATATAAGCTGCCATGTTGGCCAACAATTTTCACAGCTTGCCCACCATGCGTGCCGAAACGCAGCGGCGGTGAGTGCTCTGCGGCACTCACACGGTGAAACAAAGCCACACACAATTGAGCGTGTTATTCGTATACACTCCAAATCGTGTTACACGCGTTCGTTCATTCTCACTCCCCTTGGGAGAATGTCTCGCCGGTTCTCACCACGGATCGAGATTTGGCAGTTTACTAAACATGAAGCTCAAACGGGCTGAGAAAATCCATTCTCAATTTTGTGTCACGTTGTTTTACCGTGCGCAATTTCTTAATCGtgatacaccgagaaaaaattctactcggtCAGCTAAAACTTAACGAAAACTGAGCAGGAAAACAGAAGTAGGAATAACGCAgggactgagtagaatttttcctCGGTGTAGGTAGTCAGTTCAGTTCGGTGTCCGTCTAGCTGAGTGCCGCGTCTCCGTTGCGGGAGTGCCAGTTTGATTCATCGTTCAAAATTTGAACCTATAGCGGAAGACTGCCGCCGGAAGTACAGTGGTCATGCACACAGCGTGAATGTGTCGATTGTAAATAGTTTGTTTTGTTCTTGTGCCCGGGTGTTGAATCGCGTGTGTCGCGGAGTGTTGTCGCCTGTTTAACCCACCCGGCCGGCAGTGCCCTAAACTGGGATCAGCAAGCCGTTCACTATTGaggtacacggaactacaaatcaacccaaatttaagttgttttgacgcaatcccggtcttccgtggaataactcaaatttgcgtcaaacagcgaaagtggtgagtgagtagttctcgtttgagagtggcaaaaaaattaacccactggtaagttattttcacccaacggaggcctcaaatgacgcaaatttgggttaact contains the following coding sequences:
- the LOC109404554 gene encoding histone H4; this encodes MTGRGKGGKGLGKGGAKRHRKVLRDNIQGITKPAIRRLARRGGVKRISGLIYEETRGVLKVFLENVIRDAVTYTEHAKRKTVTAMDVVYALKRQGRTLYGFGG